One stretch of Oceanimonas pelagia DNA includes these proteins:
- a CDS encoding polysaccharide biosynthesis protein: protein MIHQAIHWLFQQPRSVKRIISLLLDTLFISLAFWAAYLLRLDSSSLLGSFRHWLVLATMVPVTLLCFVRFGLYRAVLRYLGHHATMVMLGGVAVSAIAMVLAAYYFHAFLPRSVPIIYASLALLLCGGARTMGRALYNQSTKRQKTPVIIYGAGASGRQLNTSLSHGNEYRAVAFVDDNVGLQKALLQGLTVYAPDQLPWLVERFGAQKLLLAMPSISRQRRREIVDSLEELPVDILTIPGMADLVSGKAKLSELHEVNVEDLLGRDPVEPFPELIGANIHGKVVMVTGAGGSIGSELCRQIVQQGPTTLVLFEMSEYALYQIDQELSGMCRKAGCPVRIVPIMASVQRQNRLEAVMQAFGVHTVYHAAACKHVPLVEYNVVEGVRNNVFGTWRAAEAAINCGVETFVLISTDKAVRPTNVMGTSKRLAELVLQGLALRQSNTRFCMVRFGNVLGSSGSVVPLFKRQIRAGGPITLTHEDITRYFMTIPEAAQLVIQAGAMGKGGDVFVLDMGEPVKIIDLARKMVRLMGYEVKDAKHPDGDIEIKVTGLRPGEKLYEELLIGGNELPTAHPRIRTAHEVHLPWQDMAALLQELNTACEQYNQPRIRELLLQAPTAFNPQDGICDLVWQQSQTAETGNENKVVALAL, encoded by the coding sequence ATGATCCATCAGGCCATTCACTGGCTGTTTCAACAGCCTCGCTCGGTAAAGCGCATTATCAGCCTGCTGCTGGATACGCTGTTTATTTCGCTGGCGTTCTGGGCGGCTTATCTGCTGCGGCTGGACAGCTCCAGCCTGCTGGGCTCGTTCCGGCACTGGCTGGTGCTGGCAACCATGGTGCCGGTTACGCTGCTGTGTTTTGTTCGCTTTGGTCTTTACCGGGCGGTGCTCCGTTACCTGGGGCATCACGCTACCATGGTGATGCTGGGAGGAGTAGCGGTCTCGGCCATAGCCATGGTGCTGGCAGCTTACTACTTTCACGCCTTTTTGCCCCGCTCTGTGCCCATTATTTATGCATCGCTGGCGTTGCTGCTGTGTGGTGGTGCTCGTACCATGGGGCGGGCACTGTATAACCAAAGTACCAAAAGACAAAAAACTCCGGTCATTATCTACGGTGCTGGCGCTTCGGGCCGTCAGCTGAATACCTCGCTCAGCCATGGAAATGAATATCGGGCTGTGGCCTTTGTGGATGACAATGTTGGTCTACAAAAGGCCCTGCTGCAAGGATTAACGGTTTATGCACCTGATCAGTTGCCTTGGCTGGTGGAGCGCTTTGGTGCACAAAAGCTGCTGCTGGCCATGCCCAGCATCAGCCGTCAGCGCCGGCGCGAAATTGTAGACAGCCTGGAAGAGCTGCCTGTGGATATTCTTACCATTCCCGGTATGGCCGATTTGGTCAGCGGCAAGGCCAAGCTGAGTGAGCTGCACGAAGTGAATGTGGAAGACCTGCTCGGGCGGGATCCGGTGGAGCCTTTTCCCGAGCTGATTGGCGCTAACATTCACGGCAAGGTGGTGATGGTTACCGGGGCCGGAGGCTCTATTGGCTCCGAGCTGTGCCGGCAAATAGTGCAGCAGGGGCCAACGACTCTGGTGCTGTTTGAAATGTCGGAATATGCCCTGTACCAAATTGATCAGGAGCTGAGTGGCATGTGCCGTAAGGCCGGCTGCCCGGTGCGTATTGTGCCAATTATGGCCTCGGTACAACGGCAAAACCGGCTGGAAGCGGTAATGCAGGCTTTTGGGGTGCACACCGTGTATCACGCTGCAGCCTGCAAGCATGTGCCGCTGGTGGAATACAACGTGGTGGAGGGGGTACGCAACAATGTGTTCGGCACCTGGCGGGCGGCGGAAGCGGCCATTAACTGCGGGGTGGAAACCTTTGTGCTTATCTCTACCGATAAGGCAGTGCGCCCCACCAATGTAATGGGCACCAGCAAGCGCCTGGCCGAGCTGGTGCTGCAGGGGTTGGCGCTGCGCCAGAGCAACACCCGCTTTTGTATGGTGCGTTTTGGCAATGTGCTGGGCTCTTCTGGCTCTGTGGTGCCATTGTTCAAGCGGCAGATCCGCGCTGGCGGGCCCATCACCCTTACTCACGAAGACATTACCCGCTATTTTATGACCATTCCCGAGGCAGCTCAGCTGGTTATCCAAGCCGGCGCCATGGGTAAGGGCGGCGATGTGTTTGTGCTGGATATGGGCGAGCCGGTCAAGATTATCGACCTTGCCCGCAAAATGGTGCGGTTAATGGGTTATGAGGTAAAAGATGCCAAACACCCGGACGGCGATATAGAAATCAAGGTTACCGGTCTGCGCCCCGGGGAGAAGCTGTATGAAGAGCTGCTGATCGGCGGCAATGAGCTGCCCACCGCCCATCCGCGTATTCGCACCGCTCATGAGGTGCATCTGCCCTGGCAGGACATGGCCGCTTTGTTGCAGGAGCTGAACACTGCTTGTGAGCAATATAACCAGCCCCGTATTCGTGAGCTGCTGCTGCAGGCCCCCACGGCGTTTAACCCTCAGGATGGTATTTGCGACCTGGTGTGGCAGCAAAGCCAGACCGCTGAAACCGGGAATGAAAACAAGGTAGTGGCGCTGGCTTTGTAG
- a CDS encoding sugar transferase, with product MIRLFDIVFSLLGLVCGFPVLLLLTVIGFFDTGSPIFRQVRVGRHQKPFTLVKFRTMKVDTASVASHLASASSITPFGHFLRRTKLDELPQLWNVLKGEMSLVGPRPGLFNQEELTAARAARGVYNVRPGITGLAQVNEIDMSTPELLAETDQKMLQSLSVKDYFRYILLTVSGKGSGDRVKS from the coding sequence ATGATTCGGTTGTTTGATATTGTATTTTCACTGCTGGGGCTGGTGTGCGGCTTTCCGGTGCTGCTGTTGCTTACCGTTATCGGCTTTTTTGATACCGGCTCGCCCATTTTCCGCCAGGTGCGGGTGGGGCGTCACCAAAAGCCCTTTACCTTGGTGAAGTTTCGCACCATGAAGGTGGACACCGCTTCCGTGGCGTCTCACCTGGCAAGTGCTTCTTCCATTACGCCCTTTGGCCATTTTTTGCGCCGCACCAAGCTGGATGAACTGCCTCAATTGTGGAACGTGCTGAAAGGCGAAATGAGCCTGGTGGGGCCACGACCCGGCCTGTTTAATCAGGAAGAGCTAACGGCTGCCCGTGCCGCTCGTGGCGTGTATAATGTGCGCCCCGGCATTACCGGCCTGGCACAGGTGAATGAAATTGACATGTCCACCCCCGAGCTACTGGCCGAGACGGATCAAAAAATGCTCCAGTCGCTGTCGGTTAAGGATTATTTTCGTTACATACTGCTTACCGTGTCCGGCAAGGGCAGTGGCGATCGGGTAAAAAGCTGA